The following coding sequences lie in one Klebsiella huaxiensis genomic window:
- the ypfM gene encoding protein YpfM, translating into MFAPSLGNWKDFIEGMLRK; encoded by the coding sequence TTGTTCGCACCTTCCCTAGGGAACTGGAAAGATTTTATTGAAGGTATGCTTCGTAAATAA
- the aegA gene encoding formate-dependent uric acid utilization protein AegA, producing MNHFILSDSHKCIGCQACEVACVMAHNDEQHVLTPQRFLPRITVIKSEQKRNAVTCHHCEGAPCARSCPNGAISQLNGSVQVNQEKCIGCKSCMVACPFGVMQIVLTPVQEGKFKATAHKCDLCIGREEGPACVQNCPAQALQLATDNTLLNLARQRRQRAARLEAQPWHSHPGAVTSPCSGGKVAQMAATPSRGEPDKLSAEARKANFSEIYLPFRADQANREAERCLKCGENSICEWTCPLHNHIPQWIERVKEGDISAAVELSHQTNCLPEITGRVCPQDRLCEGACTLRDEHGSVTIGNIERYISDQALASGWRPDLSQVVESGKRVAIIGAGPAGLACADRLVRNGVQPVVFDRHPEIGGLLTFGIPAFKLDKSLLARRREIFTQMGVRFELNCEIGKDIPLTTLLEDYDAVFIGAGTYRSMKADLPNEDAPGVYDALPFLIANTKQVMGLLELPEEPYVNTEGLNVVVLGGGDTAMDCVRTALRHGAKQVTCAYRRDEANMPGSKKEVKNAREEGAMFEFNVQPVTLELDAEGNVNGVRFLRTQLGAPDAQGRRSPSPIPGSEFVMPADAVIMAFGFHPHGMPWLESVGVQLDSRGRIKANVESRYRYQTTHRKVFAGGDAVRGADLVVTAMAEGRHAAQGIMDFLDVKPIPLH from the coding sequence ATGAACCACTTTATTTTAAGCGATAGTCATAAGTGCATCGGATGCCAGGCTTGTGAAGTTGCCTGCGTCATGGCGCACAACGATGAGCAGCATGTATTGACCCCGCAGCGTTTCTTGCCGCGTATTACGGTTATCAAAAGCGAGCAAAAACGTAACGCAGTAACATGTCACCATTGTGAAGGAGCTCCTTGCGCCCGGAGCTGTCCAAATGGCGCAATCAGTCAGCTTAACGGCAGCGTGCAGGTTAATCAGGAGAAATGTATCGGTTGCAAATCCTGTATGGTTGCCTGCCCGTTTGGCGTGATGCAAATTGTTCTCACCCCAGTACAGGAGGGGAAATTTAAAGCGACGGCGCACAAATGCGATTTGTGTATTGGTCGTGAAGAGGGGCCCGCCTGCGTGCAAAACTGCCCGGCACAAGCATTGCAGCTGGCGACGGACAACACGCTGTTAAATCTGGCAAGACAGCGGCGTCAGCGCGCAGCGCGTCTGGAAGCGCAGCCGTGGCATAGCCACCCGGGCGCAGTAACATCGCCGTGTTCGGGCGGAAAGGTTGCCCAGATGGCCGCCACGCCATCGCGCGGTGAGCCTGACAAGCTGTCCGCTGAAGCGCGCAAAGCCAACTTTTCTGAGATCTATCTGCCGTTCCGCGCCGACCAGGCCAACCGCGAGGCGGAACGCTGCCTGAAGTGTGGAGAAAACAGTATTTGCGAATGGACCTGTCCGCTGCATAACCATATTCCGCAGTGGATTGAGCGAGTGAAAGAGGGCGATATCTCAGCAGCCGTTGAGCTTTCTCATCAAACTAACTGCCTGCCGGAAATCACTGGCCGCGTTTGTCCGCAAGATCGCCTGTGCGAAGGGGCCTGTACGCTGCGCGATGAGCACGGTTCGGTCACTATCGGCAATATTGAGCGCTATATTTCCGATCAGGCGCTGGCCAGCGGCTGGCGACCCGATCTCTCGCAGGTCGTCGAAAGCGGCAAGCGGGTGGCGATTATTGGTGCCGGTCCTGCGGGGCTTGCTTGTGCCGACCGCCTGGTGCGCAATGGCGTGCAGCCAGTCGTGTTTGACCGCCATCCGGAAATCGGCGGTCTGCTGACATTCGGTATCCCGGCCTTCAAGCTGGATAAGTCACTCCTTGCCCGGCGACGCGAAATCTTTACCCAGATGGGCGTACGCTTTGAGCTGAACTGCGAGATAGGCAAGGATATCCCGCTGACCACGCTGCTTGAGGACTATGATGCGGTGTTTATTGGTGCCGGAACCTATCGCTCCATGAAAGCGGATCTGCCGAATGAAGACGCCCCCGGCGTGTACGATGCGCTGCCGTTCCTGATCGCCAACACCAAGCAGGTGATGGGGCTTCTGGAGCTGCCGGAAGAGCCTTACGTCAACACAGAAGGCCTGAACGTGGTCGTGCTGGGTGGTGGCGATACGGCGATGGACTGCGTGCGTACCGCACTGCGTCACGGTGCGAAACAGGTGACCTGCGCCTATCGTCGCGATGAAGCCAACATGCCAGGCTCGAAAAAAGAGGTCAAAAACGCGCGCGAAGAGGGTGCGATGTTTGAGTTCAACGTTCAGCCGGTAACGCTGGAACTGGATGCTGAGGGTAACGTCAACGGCGTGCGCTTCCTGCGTACCCAGCTTGGTGCACCGGATGCCCAGGGTCGCCGTAGCCCGTCGCCGATCCCAGGGAGTGAATTCGTCATGCCCGCTGATGCGGTAATTATGGCTTTTGGTTTCCATCCGCACGGCATGCCGTGGCTGGAGTCGGTCGGCGTACAGCTCGACAGTCGCGGACGAATCAAAGCCAATGTCGAAAGCCGCTATCGTTACCAGACCACCCATCGCAAGGTGTTTGCTGGCGGTGATGCGGTGCGCGGTGCCGACCTGGTGGTGACCGCGATGGCCGAAGGCCGCCACGCGGCGCAGGGGATCATGGATTTCCTCGACGTTAAACCGATTCCTCTTCACTAG
- the acrD gene encoding multidrug efflux RND transporter permease AcrD, whose product MANFFIDRPIFAWVLAILLCLTGTLAILSLPVEQYPELAPPNVRVTANYPGASAQTLENTVTQVIEQNMTGLDNLMYMSSQSSGTGQATVTLSFTAGTDPDEAVQQVQNQLQSAMRKLPQAVQNQGVTVRKTGDTNILTIAFVSTDGSMDKQDISDYVASNIQDPLSRVNGVGDIDAYGSQYSMRIWLDPAKLNSFQMTAKDVTDAISSQNAQIAVGQLGGTPSIDKQALNATINSQSLLQTPEQFRDITLRVNQDGSEVTLGDVATVEMGAEKYDYLSRYNRQAASGLGIKLASGANEMATAERVINRLNELSQYFPHGLEYKVAYETTSFVKASITDVAKTLLEAIALVFLVMYLFLQNFRATLIPTIAVPVVLMGTFAVLYTCGYSINTLTMFAVVLAIGLLVDDAIVVVENVERIMSEEGLSPREATRKSMGQIQGALVGIAMVLSAVFVPMAFFGGTTGAIYRQFSITIVSAMVLSVLVAMILTPALCATLLKPIHKGESHGQRGFFGWFNRMFNRNADRYESVVAKILHRSLRWIMLYILLLGGMVFLFLHLPTSFLPLEDRGMFTTSVQLPSGATQQQTLKVVQQAEDYFLKQEKQNVESVFATIGSGPGGNGQNVARMFVRLKDWDERDPTTGSSFAIIERATKAFNKIKEARVFASSPPAISGLGSSAGFDMELEDHAGNGHEALMAARDTLLELAAKNDQLTRVRHNGLDDSPQLQVDIDQRKAQALGVSIDDINDTLQTAWGSSYVNDFMDRGRVKKVYVQAAAPYRMLPDDINLWYVRNNSGTMVPFSAFATSRWETGSPRLERYNGYSAVEIVGEAAPGVSTGTAMTIMEELAQQLPNGFGVEWTAMSYQERLSGAQAPALYAISLLVVFLCLAALYESWSVPFSVMLVVPLGVIGALLATWMRGLENDVYFQVGLLTVIGLSAKNAILIVEFANELNQKGEDLLIATLSACRQRLRPILMTSLAFIFGVLPMATSTGAGSGSQHAVGTGVMGGMISATVLAIFFVPLFFVLVRRRFPLKERPQ is encoded by the coding sequence ATGGCGAATTTTTTCATCGATCGCCCCATTTTTGCGTGGGTCCTGGCAATCCTTTTATGCCTGACCGGTACGCTCGCAATCTTGTCGCTTCCCGTTGAGCAGTATCCCGAACTTGCCCCCCCTAACGTGCGGGTGACGGCGAACTACCCCGGCGCTTCAGCACAGACGCTGGAAAATACCGTGACTCAGGTTATCGAGCAGAATATGACCGGCCTCGACAACCTGATGTATATGTCATCCCAAAGCAGCGGCACCGGCCAGGCAACCGTAACGCTGAGCTTTACCGCCGGCACCGACCCGGATGAAGCCGTCCAGCAGGTGCAAAACCAGCTGCAATCAGCAATGCGCAAACTCCCGCAGGCTGTACAAAACCAGGGCGTCACGGTGCGCAAAACCGGGGATACCAATATCCTGACCATCGCCTTTGTCTCTACCGATGGCAGCATGGATAAACAGGATATCTCCGACTACGTCGCCAGTAATATTCAGGACCCGCTGAGCCGCGTAAACGGCGTCGGTGACATCGACGCGTACGGCTCCCAGTACTCAATGCGCATCTGGCTCGACCCGGCCAAGCTCAATAGTTTTCAGATGACGGCAAAAGACGTCACCGATGCCATTTCCTCACAGAACGCGCAGATCGCCGTCGGCCAGTTAGGCGGCACGCCGTCGATAGATAAGCAGGCGCTTAACGCCACGATTAATTCACAATCGTTACTACAAACCCCGGAGCAGTTTCGCGATATCACCCTGCGGGTTAACCAGGATGGTTCCGAGGTTACTCTCGGCGACGTCGCCACCGTCGAGATGGGGGCGGAAAAATACGATTATCTTAGCCGCTACAACCGTCAGGCCGCTTCCGGCCTGGGAATAAAACTGGCATCCGGCGCTAACGAAATGGCGACCGCCGAACGCGTTATCAACCGCCTGAACGAGCTATCGCAATACTTCCCGCACGGTCTGGAATACAAAGTTGCCTACGAAACTACTTCTTTCGTGAAAGCATCAATTACCGACGTAGCGAAAACGCTGCTGGAAGCCATCGCGCTGGTGTTCCTCGTGATGTACCTGTTCTTGCAGAACTTCCGTGCCACGCTGATCCCCACCATCGCCGTTCCGGTGGTACTGATGGGAACCTTCGCCGTCCTCTACACCTGCGGTTACAGCATCAACACCTTAACCATGTTCGCCGTGGTGCTGGCGATCGGCCTGCTGGTGGATGATGCCATCGTGGTCGTGGAAAACGTCGAGCGCATCATGAGCGAGGAAGGTCTTTCGCCGCGAGAGGCGACGCGAAAATCGATGGGGCAGATCCAGGGGGCGCTGGTCGGCATTGCCATGGTGCTCTCGGCGGTATTTGTGCCGATGGCCTTCTTCGGCGGCACTACCGGCGCTATCTATCGTCAGTTCTCAATAACGATTGTCTCAGCGATGGTGCTATCCGTCCTGGTGGCGATGATCCTGACGCCAGCGCTGTGCGCCACCTTGCTCAAACCGATTCATAAAGGAGAATCCCACGGACAACGGGGCTTCTTCGGCTGGTTTAACCGCATGTTTAACCGTAATGCCGACCGCTACGAATCCGTCGTCGCCAAAATTCTTCACCGTTCGCTGCGCTGGATAATGCTCTACATCCTGCTGTTGGGCGGGATGGTATTTCTGTTCCTGCATCTTCCTACGTCATTCCTGCCGCTGGAAGACCGCGGCATGTTTACCACGTCGGTGCAATTGCCCAGCGGCGCGACCCAGCAGCAGACGCTGAAAGTGGTACAGCAGGCGGAAGATTACTTCCTGAAACAGGAGAAACAGAACGTCGAATCGGTATTCGCCACCATCGGCTCCGGCCCCGGCGGCAACGGGCAGAACGTAGCGCGCATGTTCGTGCGTCTGAAAGATTGGGACGAGCGCGATCCGACAACCGGTTCATCCTTTGCCATCATCGAACGCGCAACCAAGGCGTTTAACAAAATTAAAGAAGCGCGCGTGTTCGCCAGCAGCCCACCGGCTATTAGCGGGCTGGGCAGCTCCGCCGGTTTCGATATGGAGCTGGAGGACCACGCCGGTAACGGACACGAAGCGCTGATGGCCGCCCGTGATACCCTGCTGGAGTTGGCTGCCAAAAATGACCAATTGACCCGTGTTCGCCATAACGGCCTCGACGATAGCCCGCAGTTGCAGGTCGACATCGATCAGCGTAAAGCGCAGGCGCTGGGCGTGTCCATCGACGATATCAACGATACGCTGCAAACCGCCTGGGGCTCGAGCTACGTCAATGACTTTATGGACCGGGGTCGCGTGAAGAAGGTTTATGTTCAGGCCGCAGCGCCATATCGCATGCTGCCGGACGATATCAATCTTTGGTATGTACGCAACAACAGCGGCACGATGGTGCCCTTCTCCGCCTTCGCCACCTCGCGCTGGGAGACCGGCTCGCCGCGTCTGGAGCGCTACAACGGCTACTCGGCGGTGGAGATCGTCGGTGAAGCCGCCCCGGGCGTCAGTACCGGTACCGCCATGACAATCATGGAAGAACTGGCCCAGCAGCTACCGAATGGATTTGGCGTGGAGTGGACGGCGATGTCTTATCAGGAACGCCTCTCCGGCGCGCAGGCCCCGGCGCTGTACGCCATTTCGCTGCTGGTTGTGTTCTTGTGTCTGGCGGCGCTGTACGAAAGCTGGTCGGTGCCGTTCTCGGTGATGCTGGTGGTACCACTGGGGGTTATCGGCGCGCTGCTGGCGACCTGGATGCGCGGTCTGGAAAACGACGTTTATTTCCAGGTGGGTCTGTTAACGGTTATCGGCTTGTCGGCAAAAAACGCCATTCTTATCGTCGAGTTTGCCAATGAGTTAAACCAGAAAGGTGAAGACCTGCTTATCGCGACGCTATCGGCCTGTCGCCAGCGACTGCGGCCAATCCTGATGACTTCGCTGGCGTTTATCTTCGGCGTGCTGCCGATGGCGACCAGCACCGGGGCCGGTTCCGGCAGCCAGCATGCGGTGGGGACTGGCGTGATGGGCGGAATGATCTCCGCTACCGTGCTGGCAATCTTCTTCGTACCGCTGTTCTTCGTGCTGGTGCGCCGTCGCTTCCCGCTTAAGGAACGGCCGCAATAA
- a CDS encoding DUF1176 domain-containing protein: MLYRVILFLLFGLLPTSLAWAAPAQQLFSDWMVTCNNQNFCVARNVGLHHGLVMTLTRSAGAATNASLRIELGGVGNPVATLAPIAPRLLLDGQSLTLGDEHWQIADKLLKTDDSVTIDAFLQQVQEAQAITLENGLQKISLEGLKAALLFIDNRQKRVGSETAWIGKGEEPPLSVPPAPALRTVAKVDMTQSPLSRDELNDLMDYGNERMNNSACSLDPFRREVRVAALTDDKVLLMTSCEAGAYNTIWLAWLVSRQRPFIARPLRLTLPFQPPGDAPRAIELVNASYDDRHQELVTLDKGRAPGDCGTQTRWRYDGQRFSLVRYARQPQCDNWQGPDAWPTLWVTRSVAQPPR; encoded by the coding sequence ATGTTGTATCGGGTTATTTTGTTCCTGCTTTTCGGTTTGCTACCGACTTCGTTGGCGTGGGCGGCGCCGGCGCAACAGCTCTTTAGCGACTGGATGGTAACCTGCAATAATCAAAACTTCTGCGTCGCCCGCAACGTTGGGTTACATCATGGGCTGGTAATGACCCTCACTCGCAGCGCCGGAGCGGCCACTAACGCCAGCCTGCGCATCGAACTTGGTGGCGTGGGCAACCCGGTTGCTACCCTGGCACCGATTGCGCCTCGCCTTCTCCTCGACGGTCAGTCCCTGACGTTGGGCGATGAACACTGGCAGATTGCCGATAAACTCCTTAAAACCGACGATAGCGTCACCATTGATGCCTTCCTGCAACAAGTGCAGGAAGCGCAGGCGATTACCCTCGAAAATGGCCTGCAGAAGATTTCTCTGGAGGGGCTGAAGGCCGCTTTGTTGTTTATTGATAACCGACAAAAGCGAGTGGGTAGCGAAACGGCGTGGATTGGTAAGGGAGAAGAGCCGCCGCTTAGCGTTCCGCCAGCGCCTGCGCTGCGGACGGTAGCGAAAGTGGATATGACGCAATCGCCCCTCAGTCGTGATGAGCTTAACGATCTGATGGATTACGGTAACGAACGAATGAATAACAGCGCCTGTTCACTGGACCCGTTTCGCCGCGAGGTACGGGTTGCCGCGCTGACTGACGATAAAGTTCTGCTGATGACCAGCTGTGAAGCGGGCGCTTACAACACCATCTGGTTGGCCTGGCTGGTGTCGCGCCAGCGTCCATTTATTGCCCGCCCGCTACGCTTGACGCTGCCTTTCCAGCCCCCCGGCGATGCGCCCCGCGCGATTGAGCTGGTTAACGCCAGCTATGACGATCGGCACCAGGAGCTGGTGACGCTGGATAAAGGGCGTGCGCCCGGCGACTGCGGGACGCAAACGCGCTGGCGCTATGACGGCCAGCGGTTTAGCCTTGTGCGCTACGCCCGGCAGCCGCAATGCGATAACTGGCAGGGGCCAGACGCCTGGCCCACTTTATGGGTTACCCGTTCAGTCGCGCAGCCGCCACGCTGA